A window of Babesia microti strain RI chromosome III, complete genome contains these coding sequences:
- a CDS encoding adenylate kinase (overlaps_old_locusTagID:BBM_III01215) has product MDDLDRYHTVDILNELKRRYACLSKPEGNYIFIGPPGAGKSTQANFLRKSHCYCHISPENIYSNIKNLKRSSDFKSKGLLDHGSQSHEQLIDNLEQLIQMPQCRRGFIIDGLVNSENYLSRVVRILSKMGIKLNGVINFEMDDQTAEKRLINRLVHERSGRIYNKITMPPNDSGKDDITGEQLTQSANDRPSFIKERLKAFRGEYSGIIKGYSDIGILKTVDATKSPSQVEKSINSIIEETGRK; this is encoded by the exons ATGGATGACCTTGATAGATACCACACAGTAGACAttctaaatgaattaaaacGAAGATACGCATGCCTAAGTAAACCGGAGGgaaattacatatttattggaCCTCCGGGAGCTGGGAAG AGCACACaagcaaattttttacgCAAATCCCACTGCTATTGTCATATTTCTcctgaaaatatttacagtaatattaaaaatttgaagagATCTTCTGATTTTAAG TCAAAAGGGCTATTAGACCATGGGTCTCAATCACATGAGCAATTAATAGACAATCTGGAACAATTAATACAGATGCCACAGTGCCGAAGGGGGTTTATAATCGATGGACTTGTCAATTCggaaaattatttatcaagGGTAGTAAGAATTCTATCCAAAATGGGCATAAAGCTGAACGGcgtgataaattttgaaatggATGATCAAACGGCGGAAAAAAGGTTGATAAATAGATTGGTTCACGAGCGATCTGGACgtatttacaacaaaataACAATGCCGCCGAATGATTCTGGGAAAGATGAT attacTGGAGAACAATTGACACAATCCGCAAATGATAGACCTAGCTTTATCAAAGAACGATTGAAAGCATTTAGAGGTGAATATTCGGGAATTATCAAGGGGTATAGCGACATAGGTATATTAAAAACTGTGGATGCCACAAAATCACCATCGCAAGTAGAAAAATCAATAAACAGTATTATTGAAGAAACGGGTAGGAAGTAA
- a CDS encoding Zinc finger protein 207 (overlaps_old_locusTagID:BBM_III01215;~overlaps_old_locusTagID:BBM_III01220), with translation MGRKKRKNKLVLKPFCFYCTREFDDEKVLIQHQKAKHFKCTECSRKLDTATGLQVHMQQVHKTTLTQVPNAMDGRENPELIIYGMEGVPPSYIEEYQNKVKQKMGERDSRKQQRINWTQVAMAPTLEQFIQQTKAGNFYFPGFSPAPQMDASGIKQPVVLGPNGLPVAAPQIITDNTAKSSLYPVQLRDSITPVKIISLPGDPPEPVHVPPLGPNLKLTFSKENVSIEELRATTLYGYKSFEA, from the exons ATGGGCCGAAAGAAGAGAAAAAATAAACTGGTCCTAAAACCCTTCTGTTTTTACTGTACCAGAGAATTTGATGATGAGAAGGTGCTAATACAACATCAGAAAGCAAAACACTTTAAATGTACCGAATGTAGTAGGAAGTTGGATACTGCTACCGGATTGCAAGTTCATATGCAACAG GTCCACAAGACAACACTGACCCAAGTACCTAATGCTATGGATGGGCGGGAGAATCCAGAATTGATCATTTATGGTATGGAAGGAGTACCTCCATCCTATATTGAAGAATATCAAAATAAGGTCAAGCAAAAGATGGGTGAGAGGGATTCCAGAAAGCAGCAAAGGATTAACTGGACTCAAGTGGCAATGGCGCCAACGTTAGAACAATTTATACAACAGACTAAAGCGGGAAATTTTTACTTTCCTGGCTTTTCGCCCGCCCCTCAAATGGACGCTTCCGGCATTAAACAACCAGTAGTACTTGGCCCTAATGGATTACCTGTTGCCGCCCCTCAAATAATAACTGACAACACAGCAAAATCATCACTATATCCAGTACAACTGAGGGACAGCATCACTCCtgttaaaataatatcttTGCCAGGCGACCCACCAGAACCTGTACATGTACCACCCCTCGGCCCAAATTTGAAACTAACCTTTTCAAAAGAAAATGTTTCTATAGAAGAATTAAGGGCCACAACACTTTATGGttataaatcatttgaagcataa
- a CDS encoding conserved Plasmodium protein, unknown function (overlaps_old_locusTagID:BBM_III01225) codes for MNNLLTSIPKIGIIGLIPPITTSTYNFLVCALENGLSVAPFPQFSVNHLEEWKIISSKAKISTIIGINDQYHQLKTIANTFGISGNVILSSEIVSLANYESFLKAGQFYISNLIKIRQCARDITNIKGQIIYYSNNRNFTTIDTTLLESLERHVIDSILKHCKIEKNDTIICCSNSHLSYVLMLLLNKLTRCRLRFINDCSINKDCLQDNVKIKDSNKSFEIWQMINEISGNVIILLNNSLLLELEKTYNVNFSGSANKISCILNVDKLSFEDGYYSDVFSNAIMPSILEFPLFDRNPITVGPFKSPFVRKKDLMKARPEGFVKRVPIQGKRWGNFTGRNRNWTLLFK; via the exons atgaataatttactCACTAGTATACCAAAGATTGGTATAATTGGACTAATCCCGCCTATTACAACTTCTACATATAACTTCTTGGTATGTGCATTGGAGAATGGGTTGTCTGTTGCGCCTTTCCCACAATTTTCAGTTAATCATCTTGAAGAGTGGAAGATAATATCTTCAAAGGCCAAAATATCAAcgataatt GGTATAAATGATCAGTACCATCAATTGAAAACCATAGCTAATACGTTTGGCATATCTGGCAATGTTATCTTATCATCAGAAATAGTGTCATTAGCCAATTACGAGAGTTTTTTAAAAGCTGgtcaattttacatttcgaatttgattaaaataCGACAATGTGCAAGggatataacaaatattaagGGACAAATTATCTACTATAGCAATAATCGCAATTTCACAACCATCGACACGACTTTATTGGAATCTCTTGAAAGACATGTGATAGATTCCATACTGAAACACTGTAAAATAGAAAAAAATGACACTATCATATGCTGCTCAAATTCGCATTTATCCTATGTACTTATGTTACTGCTCAATAAATTGACACGTTGCAGACTTAGATTCATAAACGATTGTTCAATAAATAAGGATTGTCTACAGgataatgtaaaaattaaagaTAGCAATAAATCCTTTGAGATTTGGCAGATgataaatgaaatttctgGGAATGTGATTATTTTGCTAAACAATTCACTTCTACTTGAATTGGAAAAAACatataatgttaatttCTCAGGATCTGCCAATAAAATCTCATGTATATTGAATGTTGACAAGCTAAGCTTTGAAGACGGATATTACTCTGATGTGTTTTCTAATGCTATAATGCCAAGCATTTTAGAATTTCCCCTATTTGACAGGAACCCAATTACAGTTGGGCCATTTAAATCGCCTTTTGTTAGAAAAAAAGATTTGATGAAGGCACGTCCCGAGGGATTTGTTAAAAGAGTTCCCATACAAGGGAAGAGATGGGGGAATTTTACTGGCAGGAACAGGAATTGGACTTTACTTTTCAAATGA
- a CDS encoding hypothetical protein (overlaps_old_locusTagID:BBM_III01230): MVSLGSVCCDDKTCGFISFDGANILIDPFNGPIDNLGITINDHIVHNLHWLYIDVILVTRPITLETILSVTNGYDISNTFVIGTRWLIDICSIFSGFKSCVKLSFEESHTLEFENVAKRFAKYHFLTKPLELEFMAHPSGYSLGSGWYEIANFEKNEKIAVLTPICKSELFKTPSIESLSDFKIVLPLFNNFSVVKTESKDKEGFIEQLLRKCRDETLTTFETDTLSPSLLYFLVGLFNQHTDKSFLNIYIMGETVKKYFNLLNQSCEWVSNKRSEWAMNITNPRSPFHDVTRFIGSNLFLCSDLEEINNILSKGPAIVIKHNEYNDAFKNLLPTMVTIKFDKSQKVYNNDGLDYKLQEILPEWHDGKFQNVLGSKVPKKMTLLKATISTRSEPIIIDDSQSINWGLNYNIPNLNKLAKAIGGTADVKNSKIVLKDCVVSIHSTNVVEIFAKDPHLRHKITKIVEKFK; encoded by the coding sequence ATGGTTAGCCTTGGCAGTGTTTGTTGCGATGATAAAACATGCGGTTTTATTAGTTTCGATGGTGCTAATATATTGATTGATCCCTTCAATGGGCCGATAGATAATTTGGGCATTACAATAAATGATCATATAGTCCACAATCTACACTGGCTCTACATAGATGTAATACTTGTTACTAGGCCCATAACTCTTGAAACAATTTTGTCAGTTACAAATGGATATGATATTAGTAATACATTTGTTATTGGTACCAGATGGCTTATTGACATTTGTAGCATATTTTCTGGTTTTAAAAGCtgtgtcaaattatcatttgaGGAATCTCACACACtggaatttgaaaatgtagCTAAAAGATTTGCAAAGTACCATTTCCTAACTAAGCCCCTAGAATTGGAGTTTATGGCACATCCTAGTGGGTACTCATTAGGCTCTGGGTGGTATGAAATCGCAAATTTTGAGAAGAATGAAAAGATAGCTGTTTTGACGCCTATTTGTAAATCTGAACTGTTCAAAACTCCATCAATAGAGTCTTTATctgattttaaaattgtattgccattatttaataatttctcGGTTGTTAAAACAGAATCTAAAGATAAAGAAGGATTTATAGAGCAGTTACTTAGAAAATGTCGAGATGAAACACTAACTACGTTTGAAACGGATACATTATCCCCGAGTTTATTATACTTTTTGGTTGGGTTATTTAATCAGCATACCGACAaatcatttctaaatatatatatcatgGGCGAAACAGTAAAGAAATATTTCAACCTTCTAAATCAATCCTGTGAATGGGTTTCAAATAAAAGATCAGAATGGGCTATGAATATCACAAATCCACGATCACCATTTCATGATGTAACGAGGTTTATTGGTtccaatttgtttttatgtTCTGACTTGGAAGaaataaacaatatattatcaaaagGGCCTGCTATAGTAATAAAACacaatgaatataatgatgCATTTAAAAATCTATTACCAACAATGGTGActataaaatttgacaaatcgCAAAAAGTATACAATAATGACGGATTGGATTATAAACTTCAAGAAATTTTACCTGAATGGCATGATGgtaaatttcaaaatgtGTTAGGGAGTAAAGTACCCAAAAAAATGACACTGCTAAAGGCTACAATATCAACTCGATCAGAACccataataattgatgacAGCCAATCGATTAATTGGGGATTGAATTATAATATTcccaatttaaataaattggcCAAGGCAATAGGAGGGACGGCCGATGTAAAAAACTCAAAAATTGTGCTAAAAGATTGTGTTGTGTCCATCCATTCTACCAATGTAGTAGAAATTTTCGCTAAAGATCCTCATTTGCGACATAAAATCACGAAAATTGTTGAGAAATTtaagtaa
- a CDS encoding hypothetical protein (overlaps_old_locusTagID:BBM_III01235) yields the protein MSVSAKMISLQELEEYYRQHFEIASLPIAQRPINSDLLTRTEREIMDCTTRIDQALGLPTIMDVKPERTFKRGFNINSLFNDVTKIFSVDIFLLKRFYNSLIQLIFTFYNFVWDIGLTLYGPSICSIIEVFFGDGSTLHLFLLCVVVSICILIHIFFNCPPVYVILSGFPVLWQVALTISPTSENYSIPTFIERLPYISTHEKKTPKVVESNWNEQDNVTFTIKSGSSKRLIPEERAIALLKKLENDPY from the exons ATGAGTGTATCTGCAAAGATGATTAGCTTGCAGGAGTTGGAGGAATACTATCGGCAACATTTTGAAATTGCATCATTGCCCATTGCACAAAGACCAATAAATTCTGATCTACTCACCCGCACAGAAAGAGAGATAATGGATTGTACCACAAGAATTGACCAAGCATTAGGTCTACCAACGATTATGGATGTGAAGCCTGAAAGAACATTTAAAAGGGGTTTCAACATTAATTCACTTTTTAATGAtgtaacaaaaatattttcagtagatatatttttgttaaagCGGTTCTATAATTCACTAATTCAACTTATATTCACGTTTTATAACTTCGTATGGGATATCGGATTGACATTATATGGTCCAAGTATTTGTAGTATAATCGAAGTCTTTTTTGGAGATGGCTCTACTTTACATTTGTTTCTACTATGCGTGGTAGTATctatatgtatattaatacacatattttttaactGTCCCCCCGTATACGTCATTTTATCAGGATTTCCAGTTTTGTGGCAAGTGGCACTCACTATATCACCTACCTCCgaaaattattcaattcCAACTTTCATAGAAAGATTGCCCTATATTAGCACTCATGAGAAGAAGACTCCAAAAGTCGTTGAAAG taattgGAACGAACAAGATAATGtaacatttacaatcaaaTCTGGTAGCTCAAAGAGGTTAATACCTGAGGAGCGGGCTATCGCATTGCTTAaaaaattggaaaatgacCCTTACTAA
- a CDS encoding transcription initiation factor TFIID TATA-box-binding protein (overlaps_old_locusTagID:BBM_III01240), translated as MGDDFFCSTLNGLVNGDDIGKILDESAIDECDDSISNASQMNLVDKSWDDEINTLTGFELVSRGESDKSQEITTFKVDKPILSKISSLTTIHSGYRSPTVQNIVASVYIGIDIDLRQVAISTRNAEYNPKKVNALIFRLLKPKCTSLMFQTGRIMITGAKTIEDAKIGAKRIVKLLLKVLKSENIRFKNFKIENIIATADCCLPVRLESLARDYREFCSYEPELFAGLVYRCPPTRNTKAVLLVFVSGKIIITGCKSMREVHRVFTYMYPILRQYQV; from the exons ATGGGCGATGATTTCTTTTGCAGCACGCTTAATGGATTGGTTAATGGTGATGATATTGGCAAAATTTTAGATGAATCCGCCATAGATGAGTGCGATGATAGCATAAGTAATGCCAGTCAGATGAATTTGGTTGATAAGTCATGggatgatgaaattaacACTCTCACTGGTTTTGAATTGGTCAGTAGAGGAGAATCGGATAAATCTCAGGAAATTACTACATTTAAAGTTGACAAACCGATATTGTCCAAAATATCCTCACTAACTACAATTCATAGCGGCTACCGCTCTCCAACAGTGCAAAACATAGTGGCATCTGTGTATATTGGCATTGATATTGACCTAAGGCAGGTGGCTATATCCACTCGTAATGCTGAATACAATCCTAAAAAGGTTAATGCCCTAATTTTTAGGTTACTAAAACCTAAGTGTACATCGCTCATGTTCCAAACGGGCCGTATTATGATTACAG GTGCTAAAACAATAGAAGATGCAAAAATTGGCGCTAAAAGGATTGTTAAATTGCTATTGAAAGTTTTGAAAAGTGAAAATATAAGGTTTAAGAactttaaaattgaaaacatTATCGCAACAGCTGATTGCTGCTTACCAGTCAGGCTTGAGTCTCTGGCTCGTGATTATAGGGAATTTTGCAGCTACGAACCAGAGTTATTTGCCG GATTGGTATATCGGTGCCCTCCCACACGGAATACTAAAGCAGTGCTTCTGGTGTTTGTATCTGGGAAGATAATTATCACTGGTTGTAAATCTATGAGGGAAGTACATCGCGTGTTTACGTATATGTACCCCATTCTTAGACAATACCAGGTTTAG
- a CDS encoding conserved Plasmodium protein, unknown function (overlaps_old_locusTagID:BBM_III01245), which yields MINLSQIYNFGKGKGRRLIRKLPREFISSALQVHMPTLGLSGDQDKLNKSLRSIRKEFLPDLKSEDNEGIAIDASRSNTKNTSVNGASSDSEITVAKNRLHKRLWNAARKSSKHWNLAVKKLEIANLPLDEVTGTLLIHGSLLYKSHQEALETLSIMKKEVIHPSLLRYNARLIAIHQELSNLGARPCNMNWLKVMRSSWLVASFVKGRRERFIQRNMGQGIHKPSLLWFMGYDPLLTHEKLY from the exons ATGATCAActtatcacaaatatataattttggtAAGGGGAAGGGGAGAAGACTGATTAGAAAATTGCCCAGGGAATTCATTTCTTCTGCCCTTCAAGTTCATATGCCAACACTGGGTCTATCGGGAGATCAGGACAAGTTAAACAAATCATTGAGAAGCATCAGGAAAGAGTTTTTACCAGATTTAAAATCAGAAGATAATGAAGGAATTGCTATAGATGCTAGTAGATCAAACACTAAAAATACTAGCGTGAATGGTGCTAGTAGTGATTCTGAAATTACCGTAGCGAAAAATCGATTGCACAAAAGATTGTGGAATGCGGCTAGAAAGTCATCAAAACACTGGAATTTGGCTGTAAAGAAACTggaaattgcaaatttaccTCTGGATGAAGTCACCGGGACACTATTAATCCATGGATCACTCCTTTACAAATCGCATCAGGAAGCACTAGAAACACTATCAATTATGAAAAAAGAAGTCATACACCCTTCGTTGCTTAGATATAATGCG CGTCTAATAGCTATACATCAGGAGTTAAGCAATTTGGGCGCCAGACCATGCAACATGAATTGGCTTAAGGTGATGAGAAGTTCTTGGCTAGTCGCTTCGTTTGTAAAGGGCAGGAGGGAGAGATTTATTCAGAGGAATATGGGCCAGGGGATTCACAAACCTAGTTTGCTTTGGTTCATGGGGTATGATCCTTTACTCACGCATGAAAAGTTgtattga